TGGAAAGGCAGTTAATTTGAAGAAACGTGTTACCTCACATTTTACAGGAAACAATATTAATCAGCAGAGACAGCATTTTTTACGAGACATTCATGGAATTTCTTTTGAAGTCTGCGCAACAGAACTCATGGCGCTTCTTTTAGAATGTACCGAAATCAAGAAGCTCTGGCCAACTTACAATAGAGCATTAAAACGTTTTGAAGCGAAATATGGAATTTATCAATACGAAGCCCGAAATGGTTATAAATATCTGGCAATCGGGAAAATGAGCAAATTTCAGACTTGTATTCACGAATTCAATAACCAGCATACAGGTATTCATTTATTACGAAGTCTGGCGGAACAATTTCAAATCGATCATCGTTTTTGTAAATATTCAAGATCAGAAGAAGGCGAATTTTTCTACAATCATGAAATAAAAGAATGGCCGGATCCAATACTTCATAATGAACAAGTCGACAATGCGATTGATTATTTATTGAACAACAGACCCAGCTTTGCCATTATAGATAAAGGAAGATCTTCAGATGAACGAAGCTGTATCTGGATTGAAAACGGTCATTTTTATGGAATGGGATATATTTCACGAGATGTTGCCATTAACGATTCTGAAGAAGTAAGAAGTTATGTCACCCCTTATAAAAGCAATCAATATATCGAACAGTTAATTTTTGCTTACGCCGAAAAACATCCGGGAAAAGTATTTTTCAGCAAACATTTTGCGAGATAAAACACTGAAAATCTGTAAATTTAATATTAGAACTAATTAAATCTACTATGAAAATAGCTACTTATAACGTAAACGGAGTCAATGGAAGATTAAATGTTTTATTACGCTGGCTCGAAGAAGCTGCTCCAGATATTGTGTGCTTACAAGAATTAAAAGCACCTCAAGATAATTTTCCGCTTAAAGCGATTAACGATGCAGGTTACAACGCAATTTGGCATGGACAGAAACAGTGGAATGGTGTTGCTATTCTTGCGCGAAATATGGAGATTGAAGAAATAACACGCACGCTTCCGGGTGATGAAGAAGATATTCAAAGTCGTTATATTGAAGCTTTGATTAACGGAATTGTAATTGCTTGTATTTATCTTCCAAACGGAAATCCCGCTCCAGGACCAAAATTTGAATACAAACTAAAATGGTTTGATCGCTTGGCTGATCGCGCTGAAACTTTACTAAACCTAAAAGTTCCGGTAATTTTAATTGGTGATTACAATGTGATGCCAACCGAATTGGATGTTTACAAACCAGAGAAATGGGTTAAGGATGCGCTTTTCAGACCTGAAGTAAGAAAGGCTTTTTCAACTATAGTTTCGCAAGGATGGACAGATGCTATTCGTACTTTGTATCCTAATGAAACAATTTATACGTTTTGGGATTATTTCAGAAATGCGTATGAACGAAATGCAGGTCTGCGAATTGATCATTTTTTATTGAGTCCGCAAATAGCAGCAATATTACGTTCGGGCGGAGTTGACCGCCATGTACGAGGCTGGGAAAAAACAAGCGATCATGCTCCTGTATGGATTGAAATTGACAAAAAATAAATGGAAAATGACATTATTTAACGACACCGAATTATTTACCGCTGGTTTGGGAGGAAAAAAAATATTTGACATCCCAGATTCTGAATTGATTTTAATCGACAACTTCTTTACAAAGGAAGAATCTGATCTTTTTTACGAAAGAATACTTCGCAAAACCAAATGGAGAGAATATGAAATGGAAATTTATGACAAAACCTATACGGTTCCGAGAATGATTGCTTGGTATGAAGACAAAGATAATGCTGGCGCTGATCCAAAAGGGCCAGATTGGACATATGAGTTATTAAAAATAAGAAGTCGTGTCGAAAAAGAAACACAACTTGACTTTAATACCGTTTTGCTTAATTTATACCGAAATGGAAATGATGGTGTAGGATGGCACAGTGACAAAGAACACAATACAGGGCCAAATCCTATTATTGCTTCGGTTACTTTTGGAGAAACCAGAATGTTTAAACTCCGTCATAAATTCAGGAAAGACATTCCTACTGTTGAGATTCCGCTGCATCATGGATCTTTTTTATTGATGGCGGGAACAACCAACAGTTATTGGCAGCATCAAGTACCGAAAACGGCTCGTAAAGTTTTACCAAGAATCAATCTTACGTTTAGAAGAACTAATCGAAATATTTGATTTTTATATAATTATATCTTCAAAAAGTGAGGTATTCACACTTAAAACACCGTAGGATATTCCTTCTTTAAAAAGTTAAAACATGCACTGTATGAACCTTTTATTAGGGAAAGCCTATCTTTTTTACTATTTTTGCAACCTTTTTTTAAATACAATACCGTAATGGCTTATTCGAACAATGATTTAGCGCGTTTCTTAGATGCGCAAAACAAACTTTATCTTACCGCTCTTTCCGAAATTGGAAAAGGGAAAAAAGAAACACATTGGATGTGGTTTATTTTTCCGCAAATAAAAGGTTTGGGCAAAAGCGATACTGCCAATCTTTATGCTATTAATGATTTAAAAGAAGCTTCTGATTACTTGGAACATCCCATTTTAGGAAAACACCTAATTGAAATTTCTGAATTGCTGTTAACGTTTAAGATGAAATCAGCTGATGGAATTTTTGGGGATCTAGATGCTCGTAAATTACGTTCGTGCATGACTTTGTTTTCTTTGGTAGAAAATGCAAATCCAATATTTCAGGAAATTCTGGAAGCTTTCTTTTCTGGAGAAACAGATCCGCTTACATTGTCTATTATTAATTCAACTATAAAATCACCTCTCGAAGCTGTTTTATAATTACAGATTCGTTGTGATTCTTTACATCAAAGGCACTACTTTACTGTAGTGCCTTTTTTTGTATTACCTATATCCGGATATTTAATCTCTTCGTGAAATCTTCTCTTTTTAAAATAATTAGCCCTAACTTGCATATAATCAACCACAAATCTTATTAATCATGACTGAAAAAATTAAGGCATTGCAGCTTATACATTTTGGAGTTTGTGCCGGAACCGTAATTATTTATCTGATTGTAGGTGATTTTTCAATCCAAAAACTTAGTATTCCACCTATAGATTCATCTTCTGCCGTTTATGTTGCAATTCCAGTTTTGGCTTTTGTATTAAGCAGTGTATTATTCAAAACACAATTAAAACAAATTGATCCGAAATTGAAGCTTGAAGATAAATTACCTGTTTATCAAACAGCATCTATTATGCGCTGGGCTATTTTAGAAGGCGCTGCATTTTTAATCTTATTCCTTAAACCTGACTTTGTTTTATTTGGAATCCTAATCATAATTTATCTTCTTTTCTTAAGACCAACTGAAGAGAGAATTACCAACGATTTATCTGACTATTAATCTTTTAAATGCAATAAAAAAGCGCCTTGTTAATCAAAGCGCTTTTCATTTTATGGATAAAGTTTTTCAAACTTGAAATCAATATTTTATGCTTCTTTTGGTTTCGTTAAATAATAAACTGGAATTCCTGTAACCATAATTAACACTCCCCATCCACAGGTTGAGAATTTTGTAATTAATAGAGAAACACAAATCGCAGCAGCAATGATAATGTATAACATTGGCAGAATTGGATATCCAAAAGCTTTGTAAGGTCTTTCTACATCTGGCATTTTTCTTCGTAAGATGAAAATTCCGTAAATCGTTAGAATGTAAAAAATCAATACAATGATGATTACAAAATCTAATAAATCACCATACTTTCCTGTCAAACACAAAGCCGAAGCCCAAATACACTGTGCCCAAAGTGCCCAAGATGGAACGCTGGAATTATTTAAAGTTGCTGCTTGTTTAAAAAACAAACCGTCTTTTGCCATTGTATAATACACTCTTGCACCCGCCATAATTAATCCGTTGTTGCAGGCAAAAGTCGAAATCATAATCATAATTGCAATGATTAAAGCTCCAATATTTCCGAAGATATAATCTGAAGCGACAACTGCTACACGATCAAATTTCGCTGTTGCTATTTCATCAAAAGGAATTACAGCTAAGTACATAATGTTTGTTAAAACGTAAATAATCGTTACTATAAACGTTCCTAAGAACAAACTAAAACCTACATTTCGTTTTGGATTTTTAATTTCTCCTGCAATAAATGTAACTCCGTTCCAAGCATCACTTGAAAATAATGATCCAACCATCGCAGCCGAAATACCGCTAATTAAAGCAGTTCCGCTAATGGGAAGCCAAGAGCCTGTTTCTTTATTAAATGAACGTGTAGTCCAAGCATCTGCCCAATTTGCATCCCAAACAGAAGCTTTTGCGGCAAGCGTTAATCCAAACACGATTAATCCAAGCAATGATAAGATTTTAATAATTGTTAAAACGGTTTGAAGAATTTTTCCGTTTTTTACTCCGCGGCTGTTTATAAAAGTTAGAATTACAATAGTAAGAATAGAGACCAACTGTGCTGCATTGAGTTTAAAAGAACCTAATTCGTATAAAATATTTTCGTCGCTTAAAGGTTCATAAAGATAAGCGGCAAATTTTGAGAAAGCTACTCCAACCGCCGCAATTGTTCCGGTTTGGATTACTGCAAAAAAACTCCAGCCATATAAAAAGGCTATTAATTTATTGTAGGCTTCTTTAAGATACACATACTGTCCTCCTGCTTTAGGAAACATAGCACTTAGTTCTCCATAACTTACTGCCGCAATAATGGTGATTAATCCTGAAATGAGCCAGATTAATGTCAGCCAGCCGGCAGATCCAACTTGTCGGGCAATATCGGCGCTTACAATAAATATTCCAGATCCAATCATAGAACCTACCACAAGCATGGTTCCATCTAAGAGTCCGAGTTCTCTTTTAAAATGTTCTTGTTCGTTTTCTTGCATTTTTTTGGTTTTAGGGTTGGTTAAAGATATACTTTTTTCCGAAATTCTAATCTTGAAATTCCAAATTCTACTTATTCTATAAATCCTTTTGATAACATATTATGTAAAAATTCAAATTACGGTTTTCCATAAAATATAACTTTTGAGAGTATTTACATTTGAAAAAACTAAAAACACAAATCCAATGAAAAAATTTTTACTCCTTTTGTTATTGATTCTAGTAAGTTCATGTTCTACAAATTATTATTTTGTAAATCTTGATGAAGATGCAAACATTTACAGTTCTAAAGAGGCAAAAGAAATAATTGCTGTTATTCCAAAAGGTTATAGTGCTTATATAGAAAAAAGTACAAAGAAATACAGAAAGGTTAAATGGCAAAATTATAAAGGATGGGCTATTGAACCGGTATACAGTAGAACTAGTATTTCTTCAATCAACAATAATTCTTCAAACAGTAATTATACAACTACAACTTATAAGAAAACATCAACAAGCAGTTCTTCTGGCGGATCAGTCCATGTAAAGGGATACACAAGAAAGAATGGAACTTATGTAAGTCCTCATACTAGAAGTTCTCCTAAACGCCGATAAACAATACTAATTTATTTTTAATAATTGCTTTACCTTAGCATTTTAAATAATGCCGTTGTAAATAGCTTTACAAACTTACTAAAGGTTATTTTAATGATGACTCAACAAGAAATACTAATAAATAAAATAGCCCAGGGAAAAATAGATTTTAAACCTGGGCTTGAACTTTTATTAAACGATGAAGATTACAATTTTGAAAAGCTTTTTAAAATTTTACACATTTATATCTTTAATTCTATTCCTAATAAAGTCGATTATAATTCAGAAGTTTATCAAAATGCTCTTAAAACAATTCCCTTAAAATCAACTTACACACCAATAGTTATTCTAAAAACGTTTCCAACTAAAATCGCGTTTAATAAGTTAATATCGCTTCCTTCAGCAGAAAACATCAAAACGATTACTGCATTACTCTGGATTTTTAAAATAACTGATACACAAAGGAGAAACACAGAATGCAAAAATGGATGTGATCATTTTTGGCATCAATTAGATATAACCTCAAACCAAAATAGTTAAACAAAATAAATTCTTCTTAGAACACTTATCCTTTACCGCGTTTAATCGAAATTACTTTGAAAATATTTTATTCTTGATTTAATCACAGAAAATTAAACACAAAACATTGAATAACAACAATTTAATTAGAAAAACTATTAACCAGAAAAAAATATTCTTTCACGTTATTTGGTGTCATTTTTTTACTAAATTTGATAAAGAAGCAAATTAATCTTAAAAACCCAGTAATTACTTTAACAATTGTTCACTAATTTCATTGAACAATAATCCACCTCAAGATTATTGATCAGTTATAGATAGAAACAACTTTATATAAGGCAGAAATTAATATTAACCTACTAATATTTAAGTTTATGTATAAGGTTCAATCTTTAAAAAACTTGCGCTTGCCAAATGTTTTTATTCTTATATTGATCGTATTTATTTCGTGTGCACTCTTAATTTTTATTAATTTTTTCACGATTAAAATTCTTTCAGCCAATAGAGCTTATATAAATGGCGAATCTCATTACTCAAAAGGACAGAAAGATGCTTCTCGTCATCTTATCACCTATTTGTATAATAAAGATCCTAATCAATGGAAATTATACAATGAAGAATTAAAAGTTCCTATGGGCGACGGTATTGCGAGAAAAACTCTTCTAAAAGTAGGCGATAATGAAATTGCCAGACAAGGTTTCTTAACAGGACGTAATCATAGTGATGATTTGAATGACATTGTCTGGTTATTTGTGAATTTTAAAAAAGTCCCATTTCTCGCAAAAGCAATTCATGAGTGGGAACAAGGAGATAATTTGATTGATGAACTTTTTATAATCGGAACACAAATTAATGCCAAAATTCAGTTTAACTCTTTAACAGCAGATGACCAGAAAAAGTTTCTTCACCAAATAAGCACTATAAGTGATAGGCTTACTATTAATGAACGTAATTTCTCTAATACTTTAGGAGAAGGAACCCGAAAAATAAAAACGCTTTTAACTATAACCAATATTATATTTATTCTGATTATCGTTTTAAGTGTTTGTTCGTATTATTCGATTATGGTAAAACGATTGACTATTTCTAAAAAAGAAATTGAGGTCAAAAATGAAAACCTAATTTTAGTCAATCACGAATTAGATCGTTTTGTTTATAGCGCATCGCACGATTTACGGTCTCCCATAACTTCTTTAAAAGGTCTAATTGAAATCACACAACTGGAAGATGATATTGATCAGATTAAAAATTATCTTCAATTAATGCATAAAAGCCTCACAAAGCAGGATCAGTTTATAAGTGACATTATTGATTATTCTAAAAACAAGAGAAAACAAATTGTAATGGAACCCGTAAGTCTTCGCGAACTGTTTAATGAGGCCATTTCACAATTAATGCATATTGAAAATGCTAATAAAATAACTTTCACCCAAGAATTACTAGTCGATGAAATCGAAAGTGATTCATTGCGTTTGAAAATCATTATCAGCAATCTGCTTTCAAATGCTATTAAATATGCTGATAATAATAAGAAAGAAATGTTCATCTCTATTAAATCTTATATTCTGGATGGTTTTAATAAAATTGAAGTAACCGACAATGGAATTGGAATCAATGATGAGTGTAAAGAACACATTTTTGAAATGTATTACGGTACCAATAAAAACAAAGGTTCAGGCTTAGGGCTTTATATTGTGAAAGAGGCTGTAGAAAATATCAAAGGAAACATTTCAGTATTTTCTGAAAGTAACATTGGAAGTAAATTTATTGTAGCTATTCCTGCTTATTATGGAATTTAATCCCGTATTTCTAATAATCGACGACAATTTAATTGATCAGCTTGTTACACAACAATTGCTGAAAAAAGTACTGCATGTTAATCAGGTCGTGATTGTAAACAATGGTCAGGAAGGTTTGCAATGGATTTTAAATAGTAAAAAAGAAACCGAAAAATTAATCGTTTTACTTGACATTCAAATGCCAGTAATGAATGGTTTCGAATTTTTAGAAGAATTCCAAAAATTAAATGACGGGATTAAAAATGAAATCCAGATTTATATTGTTTCATCGACTTTGGATCCGGATGAAATTCATCAGGTAAAGAAAAATGAAAACGTTTCTGGTTTTTTAAGCAAACCGCTTCCTACAGATAATTTAAGAAAGTTTTTTATCCCTTGATTTTTATTCTAAAATGCGGTTTACTTGTGAAAAAGATCTTTGGTAATAGGGTTCTCTTGTAGAAGAAATAATCACACCTCCGTGTGTTGAGGAATGTACAAATTTAATTTCGCCGTCAGCATTCTCAACCACCATACCTACGTGGTTAATATGACGTCTGCCATTGGTTTTAAAGAAAATCAAATCTCCTTTTTGCGCTTCTGCTGAAGCCACTTTAATACCAATTCGGGATTGCTCTATAGAACTTCTTGGTAATTTTATATCGAAATTGCCAAACGTACAATACATTAAACCAGAACAATCAAAACCTGCTTTT
This is a stretch of genomic DNA from Flavobacterium endoglycinae. It encodes these proteins:
- a CDS encoding exonuclease domain-containing protein; the protein is MKKQEYAIVDIETTGGNASGSRITEIAIIIHDGTNVLDRYETLVNPEQDIPPSIFGLTGINNEMVANAPIFDDISEKVLEMLTDRIFVAHNVNFDYSFVHHQLEQAGFKWTARKLCTVRAARKIKPGLGSYSLGNLCNSLNISLENRHRAGGDADATALLFSLLLEWDDAGEIDKMIKKTAQDQRLPPNLPQEDFNNLPDKPGVYYFYNQAKKVIYVGKAVNLKKRVTSHFTGNNINQQRQHFLRDIHGISFEVCATELMALLLECTEIKKLWPTYNRALKRFEAKYGIYQYEARNGYKYLAIGKMSKFQTCIHEFNNQHTGIHLLRSLAEQFQIDHRFCKYSRSEEGEFFYNHEIKEWPDPILHNEQVDNAIDYLLNNRPSFAIIDKGRSSDERSCIWIENGHFYGMGYISRDVAINDSEEVRSYVTPYKSNQYIEQLIFAYAEKHPGKVFFSKHFAR
- the xth gene encoding exodeoxyribonuclease III: MKIATYNVNGVNGRLNVLLRWLEEAAPDIVCLQELKAPQDNFPLKAINDAGYNAIWHGQKQWNGVAILARNMEIEEITRTLPGDEEDIQSRYIEALINGIVIACIYLPNGNPAPGPKFEYKLKWFDRLADRAETLLNLKVPVILIGDYNVMPTELDVYKPEKWVKDALFRPEVRKAFSTIVSQGWTDAIRTLYPNETIYTFWDYFRNAYERNAGLRIDHFLLSPQIAAILRSGGVDRHVRGWEKTSDHAPVWIEIDKK
- a CDS encoding alpha-ketoglutarate-dependent dioxygenase AlkB family protein — translated: MTLFNDTELFTAGLGGKKIFDIPDSELILIDNFFTKEESDLFYERILRKTKWREYEMEIYDKTYTVPRMIAWYEDKDNAGADPKGPDWTYELLKIRSRVEKETQLDFNTVLLNLYRNGNDGVGWHSDKEHNTGPNPIIASVTFGETRMFKLRHKFRKDIPTVEIPLHHGSFLLMAGTTNSYWQHQVPKTARKVLPRINLTFRRTNRNI
- a CDS encoding DUF1810 domain-containing protein, whose translation is MAYSNNDLARFLDAQNKLYLTALSEIGKGKKETHWMWFIFPQIKGLGKSDTANLYAINDLKEASDYLEHPILGKHLIEISELLLTFKMKSADGIFGDLDARKLRSCMTLFSLVENANPIFQEILEAFFSGETDPLTLSIINSTIKSPLEAVL
- a CDS encoding MFS transporter; the protein is MTEKIKALQLIHFGVCAGTVIIYLIVGDFSIQKLSIPPIDSSSAVYVAIPVLAFVLSSVLFKTQLKQIDPKLKLEDKLPVYQTASIMRWAILEGAAFLILFLKPDFVLFGILIIIYLLFLRPTEERITNDLSDY
- a CDS encoding APC family permease is translated as MQENEQEHFKRELGLLDGTMLVVGSMIGSGIFIVSADIARQVGSAGWLTLIWLISGLITIIAAVSYGELSAMFPKAGGQYVYLKEAYNKLIAFLYGWSFFAVIQTGTIAAVGVAFSKFAAYLYEPLSDENILYELGSFKLNAAQLVSILTIVILTFINSRGVKNGKILQTVLTIIKILSLLGLIVFGLTLAAKASVWDANWADAWTTRSFNKETGSWLPISGTALISGISAAMVGSLFSSDAWNGVTFIAGEIKNPKRNVGFSLFLGTFIVTIIYVLTNIMYLAVIPFDEIATAKFDRVAVVASDYIFGNIGALIIAIMIMISTFACNNGLIMAGARVYYTMAKDGLFFKQAATLNNSSVPSWALWAQCIWASALCLTGKYGDLLDFVIIIVLIFYILTIYGIFILRRKMPDVERPYKAFGYPILPMLYIIIAAAICVSLLITKFSTCGWGVLIMVTGIPVYYLTKPKEA
- a CDS encoding DUF5958 family protein: MLYLSILNNAVVNSFTNLLKVILMMTQQEILINKIAQGKIDFKPGLELLLNDEDYNFEKLFKILHIYIFNSIPNKVDYNSEVYQNALKTIPLKSTYTPIVILKTFPTKIAFNKLISLPSAENIKTITALLWIFKITDTQRRNTECKNGCDHFWHQLDITSNQNS
- a CDS encoding sensor histidine kinase; this translates as MYKVQSLKNLRLPNVFILILIVFISCALLIFINFFTIKILSANRAYINGESHYSKGQKDASRHLITYLYNKDPNQWKLYNEELKVPMGDGIARKTLLKVGDNEIARQGFLTGRNHSDDLNDIVWLFVNFKKVPFLAKAIHEWEQGDNLIDELFIIGTQINAKIQFNSLTADDQKKFLHQISTISDRLTINERNFSNTLGEGTRKIKTLLTITNIIFILIIVLSVCSYYSIMVKRLTISKKEIEVKNENLILVNHELDRFVYSASHDLRSPITSLKGLIEITQLEDDIDQIKNYLQLMHKSLTKQDQFISDIIDYSKNKRKQIVMEPVSLRELFNEAISQLMHIENANKITFTQELLVDEIESDSLRLKIIISNLLSNAIKYADNNKKEMFISIKSYILDGFNKIEVTDNGIGINDECKEHIFEMYYGTNKNKGSGLGLYIVKEAVENIKGNISVFSESNIGSKFIVAIPAYYGI
- a CDS encoding response regulator; translated protein: MEFNPVFLIIDDNLIDQLVTQQLLKKVLHVNQVVIVNNGQEGLQWILNSKKETEKLIVLLDIQMPVMNGFEFLEEFQKLNDGIKNEIQIYIVSSTLDPDEIHQVKKNENVSGFLSKPLPTDNLRKFFIP